Proteins encoded in a region of the Cydia splendana chromosome 19, ilCydSple1.2, whole genome shotgun sequence genome:
- the LOC134800249 gene encoding 3-oxoacyl-[acyl-carrier-protein] reductase FabG-like, which translates to MSFANKVVIVTGASSGIGAATALMFAKEGADVALVARTQAKLAAVAKNIEALGKKPLIIQADLSKEADTATVIPKTINHFGQLDVLVNNAGMASEGCLLGGRALQAYDDVMKTNVRAVIQLTSLAAPYLIQTKGNVVNISSAAELLTRKIPKTLMFYAVSKAALGHFTRCAALELAPSGVRVNTVNPGPVENKFITNNKLSNADDLKGRLVGYTALGYIAKNDEIGRVILFLASEKARSITGSNYVIDNGCLLN; encoded by the coding sequence ATGAGCTTTGCTAACAAAGTGGTGATAGTGACGGGAGCAAGCTCGGGCATCGGCGCGGCGACGGCGCTGATGTTCGCCAAGGAGGGCGCCGACGTGGCGCTCGTGGCGCGCACGCAGGCCAAGCTCGCCGCCGTCGCCAAAAACATCGAGGCGCTCGGCAAGAAACCTCTTATCATCCAAGCCGATCTCTCCAAGGAGGCTGACACTGCCACCGTCATTCCTAAAACTATAAATCATTTCGGACAACTGGATGTGCTTGTCAATAACGCCGGAATGGCGTCAGAGGGATGCTTGCTAGGTGGCAGGGCGTTACAGGCATACGACGATGTGATGAAGACCAACGTAAGAGCTGTGATCCAACTGACCAGCCTGGCAGCGCCTTATCTGATCCAGACTAAGGGAAATGTGGTCAACATATCCAGTGCAGCAGAACTGCTGACCAGAAAGATACCTAAAACGCTTATGTTCTATGCCGTGTCAAAGGCGGCATTGGGGCACTTCACGCGTTGCGCTGCCTTGGAACTAGCGCCTTCAGGCGTCAGGGTAAATACTGTGAACCCCGGGCCGGTGGAGAATAAATTTATAACCAACAACAAGCTCAGCAATGCCGATGACTTAAAGGGAAGGCTGGTAGGCTATACTGCATTAGGGTATATAGCTAAAAACGACGAGATTGGACGCGTGATTTTATTTTTGGCGAGTGAAAAGGCGAGGAGTATTACTGGTTCAAACTACGTAATTGATAATGGATGCCTTTTAAACTGA